The Meiothermus cerbereus DSM 11376 genome includes a region encoding these proteins:
- a CDS encoding CCA tRNA nucleotidyltransferase gives MEFRPILQKLSFLPDLYLVGGAVRDILMGQKPEDLDFATSAPPEEVMRLAKAHGLEAIPTGIEHGTVTILIDHHPYEVTTFRRDVETFGRRARVAWGKSIEEDLSRRDFTIGAIAMNASGRVIDPYGGQQDLEAGLIRAVGEPRRRFREDYLRVIRAGRFVARYGFKIEPATLQAAREAAPEVLSHVAIERVTAEFNKAFENGVPSRFLRYLYDLDILQRLIPEFEDTHLLLQNPRWHPEGDVLTHVLQVVDRAAPPYRWHALLHDIGKKDTAQWRPEGWYSFHGHERVGAALIPRIARDLRLPNHLRDELVVTTALHMVPVFARPTPQAIRKFQAQAGPHLPALKALYEADGAERRPKESWKFFEPQPIPVKPILLGRHLIERGHQPGKIFSRMLQAAYDHQLETGETDIDKLYQASLKALERET, from the coding sequence ATGGAATTTCGCCCCATACTGCAAAAGCTTTCTTTTTTGCCCGACCTCTACTTGGTGGGGGGTGCGGTGCGCGATATTTTGATGGGCCAGAAGCCCGAAGACCTGGATTTTGCCACTTCAGCGCCCCCGGAGGAGGTGATGCGCCTGGCCAAAGCCCATGGCCTCGAGGCCATTCCCACCGGAATCGAACATGGTACCGTAACAATCCTGATTGACCACCACCCCTACGAGGTCACCACCTTTCGCCGCGACGTGGAAACCTTTGGTCGCAGGGCCCGGGTGGCCTGGGGCAAAAGCATCGAGGAAGACCTGTCCCGGCGTGATTTCACCATCGGGGCTATCGCCATGAACGCTTCAGGTCGGGTGATTGACCCCTATGGGGGACAGCAGGACCTCGAGGCCGGCCTGATCAGGGCCGTGGGCGAACCTCGCCGGCGCTTTCGTGAGGACTATCTGCGGGTTATCCGGGCCGGTCGCTTTGTTGCCCGCTATGGCTTTAAGATAGAACCGGCCACCCTACAGGCCGCCCGTGAAGCTGCGCCAGAGGTGCTTTCCCACGTAGCCATCGAGCGGGTTACGGCGGAGTTCAACAAGGCTTTTGAGAACGGTGTTCCTAGCCGGTTCCTGCGCTACTTATACGATCTCGATATTCTTCAGCGGCTTATCCCCGAATTCGAAGATACTCACCTGCTCTTGCAAAACCCCCGCTGGCACCCCGAAGGGGACGTGCTGACCCATGTGTTGCAGGTGGTGGATCGGGCCGCGCCCCCCTATCGCTGGCACGCCCTGCTGCACGATATCGGCAAAAAAGATACCGCCCAATGGAGGCCCGAGGGCTGGTACAGCTTTCACGGCCATGAGCGGGTGGGTGCAGCCCTGATCCCCCGCATTGCCCGCGACCTGCGCCTGCCCAACCACCTGCGGGACGAGCTGGTGGTTACCACCGCTTTACACATGGTGCCGGTCTTTGCCAGGCCCACCCCTCAGGCCATCCGCAAGTTTCAGGCCCAGGCCGGGCCGCATTTGCCTGCCCTGAAAGCCCTTTATGAAGCGGACGGAGCCGAGCGTCGGCCCAAAGAGTCCTGGAAGTTTTTTGAACCCCAGCCCATACCGGTAAAGCCCATTTTGCTAGGTCGCCACCTAATTGAGCGGGGACACCAGCCTGGCAAGATCTTCAGCCGGATGCTTCAGGCCGCCTACGACCACCAGCTCGAAACAGGGGAGACCGACATCGATAAACTGTACCAGGCCTCCCTGAAGGCTTTAGAGAGGGAAACCTGA
- a CDS encoding PIG-L deacetylase family protein — MRLLAIFAHPDDESFFCAGTLAKYAALGHEVYLICATRGEQGRIRHPAIDAALYPKGEALGKLRQKELEAACAILGIRPPIFLNYQDSGYPLEVALANPAGFIHQDLQQIEDTLLNHLIRIEPQVVIGFDPHGYYGHADHIHLHRATLGAFWRAGNRMAAPPLRLFFPVRSKERLAQTRFDPDRYGVSASSVAVRVDVRPYAETIRAAVLAHASQAGPEENFAELLRDWPGILEEETFVLGGLRGAFPAMPVDDLLAGWA, encoded by the coding sequence ATGCGTCTACTCGCCATCTTCGCCCACCCCGACGACGAATCGTTTTTCTGTGCGGGAACCCTTGCCAAATATGCCGCTTTAGGGCACGAAGTTTACCTGATTTGCGCTACGCGCGGGGAGCAGGGTCGCATCCGGCACCCGGCCATTGACGCTGCGCTATACCCTAAAGGCGAGGCCCTGGGTAAGCTGCGCCAGAAGGAGCTCGAGGCCGCCTGCGCCATCCTGGGGATACGCCCACCCATCTTTTTGAACTACCAGGACTCAGGCTATCCGCTCGAGGTGGCCCTGGCCAACCCTGCGGGCTTTATCCACCAGGACTTACAGCAGATCGAAGATACCCTTCTGAACCACCTGATCCGGATAGAACCGCAGGTGGTCATTGGGTTCGACCCGCATGGTTATTACGGCCATGCCGACCACATCCACCTTCACCGCGCCACCCTGGGCGCTTTCTGGCGGGCGGGCAACCGCATGGCGGCACCACCTTTGCGCCTGTTCTTCCCCGTGCGTTCAAAAGAGCGGCTGGCCCAGACCCGCTTCGACCCCGACCGCTACGGGGTTTCGGCCAGCTCGGTGGCGGTAAGGGTAGATGTCCGCCCCTATGCCGAGACCATCCGGGCGGCCGTGTTGGCCCATGCTTCCCAGGCCGGGCCAGAGGAAAACTTTGCCGAGCTGTTGCGCGACTGGCCGGGTATCCTGGAAGAAGAGACCTTTGTGCTGGGCGGGCTGCGGGGGGCTTTCCCGGCCATGCCGGTGGACGACCTGCTGGCGGGGTGGGCTTGA